The following DNA comes from Noviherbaspirillum sp. L7-7A.
GCCTCCGTGCCGGCAACGGCACAGGGCACGGCTGGCGGATTCTTTGCCAATCCGTTTTCCTGGCTCAGCCGTCTGTCGGTAGCGCTGCCGGTCGTGGTCGTGTTGGCCAGCCTGGTTGGCATGTACCAGGCCGAGAAGCAGCACCGGATCAGCGAACTGGCGGAAATCGATGCCATGGTTCTGTCGGATGAATTGCCGCTGAATGCCTATCTCGACCACGGCTTCAATGCCTTCCTGGCCAGGCGGGGCGACTAGGATGACCGGTTTGCTGCGCTATACCCCTGCTCTTCTGGCCTGCGCGCTTGCCTTGCCGCTGGCCGCCCATTCGAACAGCATCGGTGCGCAGCCTTCCGTCACGCTTCTGAAAACCGCAGCACCGCCAAAGCCCGCGCCGGTCGCCAGGCCGCTCTGGCAAGATCTGAATCCGGAGCAGCAGCAGGCACTCAGCCCGCTGGCTGCCGACTGGGACAAGATCGATGCGGCCCGCAAGAAGAAATGGATAGAGCTCACCAGGCATTATTCCAGCCTCACACCGGACCAGCAGGCACGCATGCAGGAACGGATGCGCGAGTGGGCCAAGCTCAGTCCGGAAGAGCGCCGTGTAGCCCGCGAGAGCTATTCGCGCGTGAAGAAACTGGAACCCGAGCAGAAAAACGAGCAGTGGGAAAAGTACCAGCAGCTCTCGGATGAGCAGAAGAACAAGCTTGCGGAAGAAGCACT
Coding sequences within:
- a CDS encoding DUF3619 family protein; its protein translation is MNMEEINFAYKVRHALNQNLEHLPASTTSRLAAARQAALARKKADMPIRVLASVPATAQGTAGGFFANPFSWLSRLSVALPVVVVLASLVGMYQAEKQHRISELAEIDAMVLSDELPLNAYLDHGFNAFLARRGD
- a CDS encoding DUF3106 domain-containing protein, with the translated sequence MTGLLRYTPALLACALALPLAAHSNSIGAQPSVTLLKTAAPPKPAPVARPLWQDLNPEQQQALSPLAADWDKIDAARKKKWIELTRHYSSLTPDQQARMQERMREWAKLSPEERRVARESYSRVKKLEPEQKNEQWEKYQQLSDEQKNKLAEEALARKRVTVLPPAAQDNGKLVPPSKAVLRQPDAQKKPAQPAVPQPAQQAQEQQPPLLPSISK